The DNA sequence TTTAAACAACTGGCCAAAACTCTTTTAAGCCGGTCGAACGGGAGACCGAATGATGGAAATATTAAATTTTTCTGGAAAAGGCTGATGACGAGAGCAGTGGATTAAGCAAATGAAGGCAGGGGTTGGCAGATATCAACAGTTTATCCGCATCGACCAGGAAAATGTGGATAAAAAATCCAGGGAAGAGCTTATTCTCGAATACGCTCCCCTTGTCAAAGCAATCGTTGAAAGGATTGCGATGCGGCTTCCTCCCAATATATCCAAGGATGAATTGATTAGCGGGGGAATCATGGGACTATTTGATGCCCTTGATAAATTCGATCCAGGCAAAGGCACGAAATTCCGGACATATGCGACTCTAAGGATAAAAGGAGCGATTATAGATGAATTAAGAAGAATGGATTGGGTGTCCAGGTCTGTCAGGAGAGATATTCACAAGATTGAAGCTGCCCGCAGAACCCTTGAGATGAAGCTTGGCAGGGAACCGGAGGATTTTGAAATTGCTGAGGAGATGGGTGTCGATGCTGATTCATATCATAGAATGACAACAAGGGCACAGGGGATCGGTCTTTTCAGTCTGGACGCGGAGTTGCCGGACTGTTTTTCTTTGGCGATTACAAGCCAGACTCCGGAGGTTGCCCATCCTCTTAATGAAGTCAGAATAAAAGAATTGAAAAAGGTTATCGCCAAGACCCTTTCGAAACTTTCAAAAAAAGAACAGTT is a window from the Candidatus Desulfatibia profunda genome containing:
- a CDS encoding FliA/WhiG family RNA polymerase sigma factor; amino-acid sequence: MKAGVGRYQQFIRIDQENVDKKSREELILEYAPLVKAIVERIAMRLPPNISKDELISGGIMGLFDALDKFDPGKGTKFRTYATLRIKGAIIDELRRMDWVSRSVRRDIHKIEAARRTLEMKLGREPEDFEIAEEMGVDADSYHRMTTRAQGIGLFSLDAELPDCFSLAITSQTPEVAHPLNEVRIKELKKVIAKTLSKLSKKEQLVMSLYYFDELTLKEIAQVLDLTESRISQIHSKAIIKLRVKLRSYYEG